A stretch of the Capsicum annuum cultivar UCD-10X-F1 chromosome 8, UCD10Xv1.1, whole genome shotgun sequence genome encodes the following:
- the LOC107879254 gene encoding uncharacterized protein LOC107879254, whose product MKVAEVIVVGGNYMGVWEEGPNSWKWKLSSKETVPIPLHRNSSYDDMVRSVIENGELDCEPKNVVISYVMNGRGKIHSTFINNDRHVPLYMLDVAADGSRLSLRINVVPGSPIIPPPQPTINEHDSFENESLNAHPMELKNPSFSKEVGEECGLGAQTNHTFSDETNFRLNQMFSSKKELKLLLDVTVVRNSFGYAMLKSCGKFLKVKCICPSCAWMLQVKKYECTDRFFIYKYVDDHNCGVKYATRSHRKITSKVIAALCVNMYHEGNGPNTSEIRRIIFKNLRNRPTYWKYWLGCLIAKEMVRGTAEHGYSSLSAFSYMIDALNVGTTYSIMVNKTDCRIMNYFLALGPCIRGFAHLRRVIAVDDTHLYGKFEGVLLSAVAQDTENHIYPIVFCVVDKENDASWTFFFEKLKSIVVDGPDLCFILDRHKSIARAYDYAHHGYCIRHLGENLWVNHRCGEHLYRFYNATKAYSPEVFSNHFEEFKNYCPEAAFFLEHELDFDKWSSAYFPGNRFDVKTSNITESINSMLIAEREYPVAFIFNLIDKIFGDIFRERRAYVLKCKDNKFMSTAEKILRDNMSEGDSFYMENISGDKSKFTLFDSGCTAKVNLLKRSCSCRKFELVKISCAHPITSLQLKHGDDYGLRVYDYSPPVYKVEEYLLAYSKSINIVPLESE is encoded by the coding sequence ATGAAAGTAGCTGAGGTAATTGTCGTTGGTGGTAATTATATGGGTGTGTGGGAGGAGGGTCCCAATTCTTGGAAGTGGAAATTATCTAGCAAGGAGACGGTGCCCATCCCGCTGCATCGCAATAGTTCGTACGACGACATGGTTCGAAGCGTAATTGAGAACGGAGAATTAGATTGCGAGCCAAAGAACGTTGTGATTAGTTATGTAATGAATGGGCGGGGTAAAATACATTCCACGTTCATAAATAATGATCGGCATGTGCCATTATACATGTTGGATGTCGCTGCCGATGGCTCTAGGCTATCATTGAGGATAAATGTTGTCCCGGGGTCTCCGATAATCCCGCCACCACAGCCGACAATTAATGAACATGATTCATTTGAAAATGAGAGTTTGAATGCTCATCCAATGGAATTGAAAAATCCATCTTTCTCTAAAGAAGTGGGAGAAGAATGCGGATTGGGAGCACAAACTAACCACACCTTCTCCGACGAAACTAATTTTCGGCTAAATCAAATGTTTAGCAGCAAAAAGGAGCTGAAATTATTATTGGACGTAACAGTTGTGAGAAATTCTTTTGGTTATGCTATGTTGAAGAGCTGCGGCAAATTCCTCAAGGTGAAATGCATTTGTCCTAGTTGCGCGTGGATGTTGCAAGTAAAGAAGTATGAATGCACGGACAGATTTTTCATCTATAAATACGTCGACGATCACAATTGCGGCGTCAAATATGCCACACGCAGCCATAGAAAAATCACGTCTAAAGTCATTGCAGCGCTCTGTGTAAACATGTATCATGAAGGAAATGGTCCGAACACTAGTGAGATTCGGAGGATCATTTTTAAGAACTTGAGAAATAGACCTACCTATTGGAAATATTGGTTGGGGTGTCTGATTGCCAAGGAAATGGTTCGAGGGACAGCGGAGCACGGGTATTCCTCTTTGTCGGCTTTTTCGTACATGATCGATGCTCTTAATGTTGGCACTACCTATTCCATTATGGTGAACAAGACCGATTGTAGGATTATGAACTACTTTTTAGCATTGGGCCCTTGCATTAGGGGATTCGCCCACTTGAGGAGGGTTATTGCGGTTGATGACACTCATTTATACGGCAAGTTCGAGGGCGTGCTGCTTAGCGCGGTTGCACAAGATACCGAGAATCATATTTATCCCATTGTCTTTTGCGTCGTTGACAAGGAGAACGATGCGTCTTGGACGTTCTTCTTTGAGAAACTAAAGTCTATTGTGGTCGATGGACCAGATTTATGTTTTATCCTCGATAGGCACAAGAGCATCGCAAGGGCTTATGACTATGCTCATCACGGGTACTGCATAAGGCACCTAGGTGAAAATCTCTGGGTAAATCACCGCTGCGGAGAACACCTCTATCGATTCTACAATGCAACAAAGGCATATTCTCCCGAAGTGTTTAGCAATCATTTTGAGGAATTCAAGAACTACTGTCCCGAAGCAGCCTTTTTCCTTGAGCATGAGCTTGATTTTGACAAATGGAGCAGTGCATATTTTCCCGGCAATAGGTTTGACGTAAAAACCTCAAATATTACCGAGTCGATAAACTCTATGTTGATTGCCGAAAGAGAGTACCCCGTGGCATTCATATTCAATTTGATTGATAAGATTTTTGGTGATATATTCAGGGAGAGGCGTGCCTATGTCCTCAAATGTAAGGATAACAAATTTATGTCTACCGCCGAAAAGATCTTAAGAGACAATATGAGCGAGGGCGACTCCTTCTATATGGAGAACATAAGCGGGGATAAAAGTAAATTCACATTGTTCGACAGTGGCTGTACGGCCAAAGTTAACCTACTGAAAAGGTCGTGCTCTTGCAGGAAGTTTGAGCTGGTCAAAATATCATGCGCTCACCCGATAACCTCTTTGCAATTGAAGCACGGTGATGATTATGGTTTGAGAGTCTATGATTACTCTCCACCCGTGTATAAAGTGGAAGAGTACCTCCTTGCGTAttcaaaatcaattaatattgtCCCTTTGGAGTCCGAATGA
- the LOC107839288 gene encoding protein trichome birefringence-like 25, with product MKAYNGNNVIKKQFSLVFVKFAVCFLLLGLAYRLFLSHFQHFSQIEVVNDAALFSDNTLPTPATVSESPVTLNEPPVTVSESPVNVDVSENQTLQNGKCDLFIGNWVHDPSGPVYTNATCYSIESHQNCMKNGRPDTEYLYWRWNPRDCELPRFSPKKFLNLMRNKSFTFIGDSIMRNHVQSLLCILSQEEQVDDVYHDEQYKSRRWYFPNLDFSLSVIWSPFLAKATVFEDDNGVTTDITQLHLDKLDDVWTQQFDSFDYVVIGGGKWYLKSTIYLENDTIVGCHNCPGKNITQVGFAYAYRKALNTTIKFISSSKNKAYTFFRTTTPDHFENGEWNTGGYCNRTGPFKGGEVDMGYVDEVMRKVELEEFERASEFGSNMKLFDTTLLSLLRPDGHPGVYRQYQPFAAGNMNKVQNDCLHWCLPGPIDSWNDIMMQMLCH from the exons atgaaggCTTATAATGGAAACAACGTTATCAAGAAACaattttctttagtatttgtgAAATTTGCAGTTTGTTTTCTGTTGTTGGGTCTTGCCTATCGTCTCTTCTTGTCCCATTTCCAACACTTTTCTCAGATTGAGGTGGTCAATGATGCAGCTCTTTTTTCCGACAACACATTGCCAACTCCGGCCACCGTGAGTGAATCTCCGGTGACCTTGAATGAACCTCCGGTCACCGTGAGTGAATCTCCGGTGAACGTTGATGTTTCAGAGAACCAAACATTGCAAAATG GAAAATGTGATTTATTTATAGGAAATTGGGTTCATGATCCAAGTGGTCCAGTTTACACAAATGCCACTTGCTATTCAATTGAATCACACCAGAACTGTATGAAAAATGGGAGACCTGATACTGAATATCTTTACTGGAGATGGAATCCAAGAGACTGTGAGCTACCGAGATTTAGCCCAAAGAAATTCCTCAATTTGATGCGAAACAAATCTTTCACCTTCATAGGCGATTCAATTATGCGTAATCATGTGCAGTCATTGCTTTGTATTCTCTCACAG GAGGAACAAGTTGATGACGTCTACCATGACGAGCAATACAAAAGCAGAAGATGGTACTTTCCAAACCTCGACTTTTCTCTTTCTGTCATTTGGTCACCTTTTCTTGCAAAAGCGACTGTTTTTGAAGACGACAATGGAGTTACAACGGATATTACTCAGCTTCATCTCGACAAACTGGATGACGTTTGGACTCAACAatttgacagttttgattatgtaGTTATTGGTGGTGGCAAATGGTACCTGAAATCTACAATTTACCTTGAGAACGATACAATTGTTGGCTGCCACAACTGTCCTGGTAAGAACATCACGCAGGTGGGATTTGCGTATGCATATCGCAAGGCATTGAATACAACTATAAAATTCATCTCGAGCTCGAAGAACAAGGCGTATACATTTTTTAGAACGACAACCCCCGATCACTTTGAGAATGGCGAATGGAATACAGGAGGCTATTGTAACAGAACAGGGCCTTTCAAAGGAGGTGAGGTTGACATGgggtatgtagacgaggtaatgCGCAAAGTTGAATTGGAAGAATTCGAGAGAGCATCCGAATTCGGGTCAAACATGAAATTGTTTGACACCACGTTACTTTCACTGCTGAGGCCAGACGGGCATCCAGGAGTCTACAGGCAATATCAACCATTTGCTGCAGGAAATATGAACAAAGTCCAGAATGATTGTCTACACTGGTGTTTGCCTGGTCCAATAGACTCGTGGAACGATATAATGATGCAAATGTTGTGCcattaa